The Halioglobus maricola genome segment CGCCACCTGCGATGGCTTCTTCTACCGAGGCAAGCAGGTCGCGGTCATCGGTGGCGGCAATACCGCCGTTGAAGAAGCCCTCTATCTGGCGAACATAGCCGAGCACGTGACAGTGGTACATCGCCGCGATTCACTGCGCTCTGAAAAGGTACTGCAGGATCGCCTCTTCGCCCGCGAAAAAGAAGGCAAAGTCACCATTCTGTGGGACCATGTGCTGGACGAGGTTCTCGGCGACGACTCTGGTGTTACCGGCATGCGCGTTAAATCGGTCAAGGACGACAGCACTCGCGATATCGACCTGGCGGGCGTGTTTATCGCCATCGGCCACAAGCCCAATACCGACATTTTTGCAGGCCAGCTCGACATGAAAGACGGCTACATCGTCATCCAGAGCGGCCTCGAGGGCAACGCTACCAGCACCAGTTCACCGGGCGTATTCGCGGCTGGGGATGTGGGCGACCACATCTACCGCCAGGCAGTCACCTCCGCTGGCTTTGGCTGCATGGCCGCCCTCGACGCAGAGAAATACCTGGACAACCTTTAAATCCAGCGCTCGTTACGAGCGTCTTGCAAGAAAGGGCCGCAACCGCGGCCCTTTTTTGTATCATGAGCAATATGCAGGCCATCACCCAACTTATTAACGACGACAGTTTTCCCCCGAGCGAGCAGGCGCTTGACTACCCGAATGGCCTGCTGGCTGTCGGTGGCGATTTATCCCCTGCCCGCCTCATGGCTGCGTATCGCCAGGGAATTTTCCCATGGTATGAAGAGCCACAGCCTGTGCTGTGGTGGACGCCCGATCCAAGGTCAGTGCTGTTTCCCGATCGACTTCACATTTCGCGCTCACTGCGCAAGACCCTGCGAAAAGACCGCTTCCGGCTCGCCGTCGACCAAAACTTCGAGGCCGTTATGCGCAACTGCGCCCAGCTGCGAGGAGACGGCCTGGGCACCTGGATTGGCGACGATATGCTGGCGGCATACTGTGATCTGCACCACATTGGTCACGCGCACTCGATCGAGGTCTACAACCCCGCAGGAGAGCTGGTCGGCGGCCTGTATGGCATCGCTATCGGCCGGGCGTATTTCGGTGAATCCATGTTCAGCGAAGAAACGGACGCATCCAAGGTCGGACTCGTCGCTCTGGTCAGCATTCTGCGCCGTGGGGGCTTTGGGATTATTGACTGTCAGGTCGAAAGTGATCACCTGAACAGTCTCGGGGCAGAGAACATCTCAAGGCTGGACTTCGAGCAACGGCTTGGCGAAACTATAGATGTCGCCCATGATCCTGAAATCTGGCGTCTACCAGCCACTTGTGGAGAACTTTTGTGACCTCTTCCCTGCGGGACCTCAAGGTCTATACGACCTACCCCCACAGCTGCAGCTACCTGGAAGACCAGGAGGCCACCACTCTGTTCGTCGATCCCCGGCAGGAGGTAGACCAGACGCTCTACAGTAATCTTTCCGTGCTGGGTTTCAGGCGCAGCGGCAATCATCTATATCGCCCCCACTGCTCCAATTGCGAGGCGTGCATCCCGGCGCGTATTCCAGTCAATAAATTCCAGCCCAATCGCAATCAGAAGCGGGCCCTCAAACGCAACGCTGACCTCGAAATAGAAGTGACAGGTGATATCCGCGACCAGTCGGCGTTCGAGCTCTACCGCCGCTATATCGAACAGCGTCATGCCGACGGCGACATGTACCCGCCAGATCGCGAGCAGTATCAGTCCTTTCTCGACAATGCCTGGGAGTGCACTCGCTACTACCGATTTTACCAGGGCGGCAAACTCACTGCGATTTCAGTGGTGGATGAGCTGCTGGACGGCCTCTCTGCCATTTACACGTTCTTCGACCCCGACCTCGATGACCGGAGCCTCGGCCGTTACGCCATCCTCTGGCAGATTGAGAAGGCGGCGGAGATGGGTCTGGACTATCTCTATCTCGGATACTGGATCAAGAACTGCCGCAAAATGAGCTACAAGTCGGAATATCGCCCTCTGGAGCTGTACCTGAACGGTCGCTGGAGCCTGCTGACCTAGGCCAGATCGACGCCATTCTGCCGCCACCCGCAAGCCAGCTATATTCACGCTTTTAGCGGTGGCGCAACGCCAGCGTTTAGGGCAAAATGCGCCCCTTATTTTCCTCCGAGGATTGCTGCCGCATGGCAAAAGAAGACCAGATTGAAATGGAAGGCGAGGTTATCGACACCCTTCCCAACACCACATTCCGGGTTGAGCTGGAAAATGGCCACGTGGTGACTGCACACATCTCCGGTAAAATGCGCAAAAACTACATCCGCATTCTGACCGGTGACAAAGTCCGCGTGGAATTGACGCCCTACGACCTGACCAAGGGCCGCATCACCTACCGCGAGCGCTAACAGCGATCAGCTGGCGCGGCCTGGGCCGCGCCTGCGAACCCAAACGCGCTCGCTACGCGAGCTCGACCTCTTCCTCTTCTACCCGCACTTCCAGCTTGTCGTCCGCTTTATTGAGCCGGACAAGTGCCGTGCCGCCTGACTGCGCAAGATCTCCAAACAGCACCAGCTCCGCAAGCGGCTTCTTGATGTGCTCCTGGATAATCCTGGTCATCGGCCGGGCGCCCATATTGCGGTCGTAGCCCTTCTCGACAAGCCACAGGCGAGCATCCTCATCCACATCGATAGTGACCCGCTTCTCGTCCAGCTGACCCTGCAGTTCGGTAAGGAACTTGTCCACGACTGTGAGAATAACAGCCTCATCAAGGGGCTCGAATTGCACGATGGAATCCAGACGATTGCGGAATTCCGGCGTAAACATGCGATTGATCGCTTCCATGCCGTCCGTACTGTGGTCCTGCTGGGTAAAACCAATCGTCCGACGGCTGATATTCTCAGCACCGGCATTCGTGGTCATGACCAGGATTACATTGCGGAAATCGGCTTTGCGGCCGTTATTGTCTGTCAGCGAGCCGTGATCCATTACCTGTAGCAACAGGTTGAAGACCTCCGGGTGAGCCTTTTCGATCTCGTCCAGCAACACCACAGCATGGGGGTTTTTGGTCACGGCATCGGTCAGCAAACCGCCCTGATCGAAGCCAACATAGCCCGGAGGCGCGCCAATCAGCCGCGAGACCGTGTGCCGCTCCATATACTCGGACATATCAAAACGGACTAATTCAAGGCCCAGCTGCATCGCCAGCTGGCGTGTCACCTCGGTTTTACCCACGCCGGTGGGTCCGGCCAGGAGGAATGAACCAATCGGCTTGTCCGCCG includes the following:
- the trxB gene encoding thioredoxin-disulfide reductase, whose product is MSEARHIPLIILGSGPAGYTAAVYAARANLNPVVITGMQQGGQLTTTTEVENWPGGHAELQGPELMQNMQEHVERFDTEVVFDHIDEVDLEARPIALKGTANYTCDSLIIATGASAQYLGLPSEEAFMGKGVSACATCDGFFYRGKQVAVIGGGNTAVEEALYLANIAEHVTVVHRRDSLRSEKVLQDRLFAREKEGKVTILWDHVLDEVLGDDSGVTGMRVKSVKDDSTRDIDLAGVFIAIGHKPNTDIFAGQLDMKDGYIVIQSGLEGNATSTSSPGVFAAGDVGDHIYRQAVTSAGFGCMAALDAEKYLDNL
- the aat gene encoding leucyl/phenylalanyl-tRNA--protein transferase, giving the protein MSNMQAITQLINDDSFPPSEQALDYPNGLLAVGGDLSPARLMAAYRQGIFPWYEEPQPVLWWTPDPRSVLFPDRLHISRSLRKTLRKDRFRLAVDQNFEAVMRNCAQLRGDGLGTWIGDDMLAAYCDLHHIGHAHSIEVYNPAGELVGGLYGIAIGRAYFGESMFSEETDASKVGLVALVSILRRGGFGIIDCQVESDHLNSLGAENISRLDFEQRLGETIDVAHDPEIWRLPATCGELL
- a CDS encoding arginyltransferase, whose amino-acid sequence is MTSSLRDLKVYTTYPHSCSYLEDQEATTLFVDPRQEVDQTLYSNLSVLGFRRSGNHLYRPHCSNCEACIPARIPVNKFQPNRNQKRALKRNADLEIEVTGDIRDQSAFELYRRYIEQRHADGDMYPPDREQYQSFLDNAWECTRYYRFYQGGKLTAISVVDELLDGLSAIYTFFDPDLDDRSLGRYAILWQIEKAAEMGLDYLYLGYWIKNCRKMSYKSEYRPLELYLNGRWSLLT
- the infA gene encoding translation initiation factor IF-1, translated to MAKEDQIEMEGEVIDTLPNTTFRVELENGHVVTAHISGKMRKNYIRILTGDKVRVELTPYDLTKGRITYRER